One window from the genome of Elusimicrobiota bacterium encodes:
- a CDS encoding pyrimidine-nucleoside phosphorylase encodes MRMYDLIYKKRNGAELSKEEINFVIQGFTKGEIPDYQMAAFLMTVFFRGMSARESTDLTMAMVDSGERVDLSGIKGFKVDKHSTGGVGDTTTLVLGPIVAACGGKVAKMTGRGLGHTGGTIDKLESIPGVTCSLTKEKFIQNVNTIGLALMGQTAQLAPADKVIYALRDVTATVDSIPLIAGSIMSKKLAAGSDGIVLDVKTGSGAFMEKYEDALKLAKAMVDIGEGAGKKMVAFITSMEEPLGYAIGNSIEVKEAIDTLNGVGPRDLTDLCIELGSNMLLISGIVKTTDEGKKKLREIIANRKGLEKLKAMVKAQSGNPEAIDNPSLLPQCKKQITICSRQSGYVENINALEVGLSSLILGAGRTKKEDIVDPSVGIYLKKKVGDKVEKDEPLAIFHTDGNEKKFNEAKEKFLNAYTIGNKKTKPPKFFYARVTKDKVEKYK; translated from the coding sequence ATGAGAATGTATGATTTAATTTACAAAAAGAGAAATGGCGCAGAATTGTCAAAAGAGGAAATCAATTTTGTTATTCAGGGTTTTACAAAAGGCGAAATCCCTGACTATCAAATGGCAGCGTTTTTGATGACGGTTTTTTTTCGTGGTATGTCCGCAAGAGAATCTACTGATTTAACAATGGCAATGGTTGATTCAGGTGAACGAGTAGATTTATCGGGTATAAAGGGTTTCAAGGTTGATAAACATTCAACCGGCGGTGTCGGAGATACGACAACACTCGTTTTAGGTCCGATTGTCGCTGCCTGTGGTGGAAAGGTTGCGAAGATGACAGGGAGAGGATTGGGGCATACAGGTGGAACGATTGATAAACTGGAATCAATCCCAGGTGTTACCTGTTCGCTTACCAAAGAAAAATTTATTCAGAATGTGAATACTATTGGGCTTGCTTTGATGGGACAGACCGCACAACTTGCACCCGCTGACAAAGTAATCTATGCACTCCGTGATGTAACAGCGACGGTTGATTCTATTCCTTTGATTGCCGGAAGTATTATGTCAAAAAAATTAGCGGCTGGCTCCGACGGAATCGTGCTTGATGTAAAAACCGGCTCCGGCGCATTTATGGAAAAATATGAAGATGCATTAAAACTCGCAAAAGCGATGGTTGATATCGGCGAAGGTGCAGGTAAAAAAATGGTAGCGTTTATCACCAGTATGGAAGAGCCGCTCGGGTATGCAATTGGTAATTCAATAGAGGTTAAAGAGGCAATAGATACTTTAAATGGCGTTGGTCCAAGAGACCTAACAGATTTATGTATTGAGTTAGGAAGTAATATGCTTTTGATTTCTGGAATTGTTAAGACAACTGACGAAGGTAAGAAAAAATTGAGAGAGATAATTGCTAATAGAAAAGGGCTTGAAAAACTTAAAGCAATGGTAAAGGCACAAAGCGGGAATCCAGAAGCGATTGATAATCCGTCACTTTTGCCACAATGTAAAAAGCAGATAACAATATGCAGTCGGCAATCGGGCTATGTTGAAAACATAAATGCACTTGAAGTTGGACTTTCATCACTCATTTTAGGCGCTGGCAGAACGAAAAAAGAGGATATCGTTGACCCATCCGTTGGGATTTACTTAAAGAAAAAGGTTGGCGACAAAGTGGAAAAAGATGAACCACTTGCAATTTTCCATACTGACGGAAACGAAAAGAAATTCAACGAGGCAAAAGAAAAATTCCTGAACGCTTATACAATCGGAAATAAAAAAACAAAACCACCAAAATTCTTCTATGCAAGAGTAACAAAGGATAAAGTAGAGAAATACAAATGA
- a CDS encoding sugar phosphate isomerase/epimerase family protein: MKLGRDFTNTFVFDVLEKDIQEKILNETLTLFSMNALGLIKFKESVEFQIKKAKELGLDHLELDCDVPNPYPEFSKLQRKKIKKLAETNGISLSVHLSYSNAGSSISSLQELDRSFAVKLQKVYVDFAADIGAKYLIMHPGTAPFYMVSDIYMKQFFNQIVKSFTEVGKYAESKGLKLHIENNVAFDNIFAEPEDCIEVVKAVRANGVKLYFNFDIGHWFTRAEKGKEIPLNPEEKLKIIPDEFICEMHLNDYIPKEIIFHPPLHTTRGPLQKANLENYWKILKEKNPEVIVLETAFKTLEQVKNRDDIIQQETAYIKGIFK; this comes from the coding sequence ATGAAACTTGGACGGGATTTTACAAACACTTTTGTATTTGATGTCTTGGAAAAGGATATTCAGGAAAAAATTCTTAATGAAACCCTGACGCTTTTTTCTATGAATGCACTCGGGCTTATTAAGTTCAAAGAAAGTGTTGAGTTCCAGATAAAAAAAGCGAAAGAATTAGGACTTGACCATCTGGAACTTGATTGCGATGTGCCCAATCCATATCCTGAGTTTTCTAAATTGCAACGAAAAAAAATTAAAAAACTGGCAGAAACAAACGGAATTTCACTCTCCGTCCATCTATCCTACTCCAATGCCGGTTCTTCTATTTCAAGTTTGCAGGAACTTGACCGCTCGTTTGCTGTAAAACTTCAGAAGGTATATGTTGATTTTGCAGCTGATATTGGCGCAAAATATCTTATTATGCATCCAGGCACTGCACCGTTTTATATGGTTTCTGATATTTATATGAAACAATTTTTTAATCAGATTGTGAAATCATTCACCGAGGTTGGTAAATACGCAGAAAGTAAAGGACTGAAACTCCATATAGAAAACAATGTTGCATTTGATAATATCTTTGCCGAACCGGAAGATTGTATTGAAGTTGTAAAAGCAGTTCGTGCAAACGGTGTAAAACTTTATTTCAATTTTGATATTGGGCACTGGTTCACAAGAGCCGAAAAAGGCAAAGAGATACCATTGAATCCAGAAGAGAAATTAAAAATTATACCTGACGAGTTTATCTGCGAGATGCATCTTAACGATTATATACCGAAAGAAATAATTTTTCATCCACCGCTACATACAACCCGCGGTCCTTTACAAAAAGCGAATCTTGAAAATTATTGGAAAATACTAAAAGAGAAAAATCCGGAAGTGATTGTTTTAGAAACCGCATTCAAAACACTTGAACAGGTAAAAAACAGAGACGATATTATTCAGCAGGAAACAGCATACATAAAGGGAATATTTAAATAA
- a CDS encoding DHH family phosphoesterase — MSYSEFVKEQLEKPDGFKRIVELLKNIKGKKCLVFFHDDPDGLTSGAIIYRILKKLGAEIIYRIPETMELEKHRIQSELRITNYELLIIVDKATMGYYNEYPDLIKDVVIIDHHPLVGEYPNKCLVFNPSIPQYTLSSAAILCNMVSQAMGLRDELDDFLTLIGLKGDWAIEPATDFVAPFVKPFYDDAIKKFPNLVKKISSRPTMFEVNQREKTTVLNQIAEFYFALSGGGFQYFYNDRIPELKNRRQVEFAFDTLLNLKAKDYSSPDDFIEQMLYIPTAKHIEQMLYKNIARKIYQCFLDDWNKSKNMFDNVALFNKLDGVNIYLFVGNNVALMPMVGSVKLYELGNPCVLVMFNWLGEKNGVHISFRANTDKIHCGNIATQLVEKLVSKFGHRGEISGGGHPKAAEFKTRSSGVSLYEIMKEFLIILGEE, encoded by the coding sequence ATGAGTTATTCTGAATTTGTAAAAGAGCAGTTAGAAAAACCAGACGGATTTAAGAGAATAGTTGAATTATTGAAAAATATAAAAGGCAAAAAGTGTCTTGTGTTTTTTCACGATGACCCTGATGGTTTGACTTCGGGCGCTATAATTTACAGAATATTAAAAAAACTTGGTGCTGAAATTATATATCGTATTCCTGAGACGATGGAACTTGAAAAACATCGGATTCAATCCGAATTACGAATTACAAATTACGAATTACTGATTATAGTTGATAAAGCGACAATGGGTTATTACAATGAGTATCCTGATTTAATAAAAGATGTTGTAATTATTGACCATCACCCGCTTGTCGGTGAATATCCGAACAAATGTTTAGTTTTTAATCCATCTATCCCGCAATATACACTTTCGTCTGCTGCTATTTTGTGTAATATGGTTTCACAGGCAATGGGTTTGCGTGACGAACTTGATGATTTCTTGACTTTGATTGGGCTTAAAGGCGACTGGGCAATTGAGCCCGCAACTGATTTTGTCGCACCATTTGTCAAACCGTTTTACGACGATGCAATTAAAAAATTTCCGAACCTTGTCAAGAAAATATCTTCCCGTCCGACGATGTTTGAAGTCAACCAGCGAGAAAAAACAACAGTATTAAACCAAATTGCTGAATTTTATTTCGCACTTTCCGGCGGTGGGTTTCAGTATTTTTATAATGATAGAATTCCAGAACTTAAAAATAGAAGACAGGTTGAGTTTGCATTTGACACTCTGCTTAATCTGAAAGCGAAAGATTACAGTTCGCCCGACGACTTTATAGAGCAAATGCTCTATATTCCGACGGCAAAACATATAGAGCAAATGCTCTATAAAAATATTGCCAGAAAAATATATCAGTGTTTTTTAGACGACTGGAATAAATCCAAAAATATGTTTGATAATGTTGCCTTGTTCAATAAACTTGATGGAGTAAATATCTACCTGTTTGTCGGAAACAATGTTGCATTGATGCCGATGGTTGGTTCTGTGAAACTCTACGAATTGGGTAATCCTTGTGTGCTTGTTATGTTCAACTGGCTTGGCGAAAAAAACGGTGTTCATATTTCATTCAGAGCGAATACTGATAAAATTCACTGTGGCAACATTGCAACACAACTTGTAGAAAAGTTGGTTTCAAAATTTGGGCACCGAGGCGAGATTTCAGGCGGTGGTCATCCAAAGGCAGCAGAGTTCAAAACAAGAAGTTCGGGTGTTTCATTATATGAGATTATGAAAGAATTTCTTATTATTCTGGGGGAAGAATGA
- the mtnP gene encoding S-methyl-5'-thioadenosine phosphorylase: MNDVKVGIIGGSGVYEIDGIKDIKEVKLKTPFGKPSDSIVIGTLEGIKCAFLPRHGKGHRFLPTEVNSQANIYALKTLGVERIIAASACGSLKEEIKPRDFFIPDQLFDRTRLRPNTFFGNGVVGHIAFDEPYCPVLSEIVYNKAKELGISVHRGGTYVCIEGPQFSTKVESEVNRKLGFSIVGMTALPEVKLAREAEICYVTIGLVTDYDVWKEGEEVTIEKVIENLIANSNNVKRLVKAILPELKKERKCRCATAVKNAIFTQPKALNKTTLKKLKPLVGRYIK, translated from the coding sequence ATGAATGATGTAAAAGTTGGGATTATTGGTGGTAGCGGTGTTTATGAAATTGATGGAATCAAAGATATTAAAGAGGTAAAGCTAAAAACGCCGTTTGGGAAGCCATCAGACAGTATTGTTATAGGCACACTTGAAGGGATAAAATGTGCATTTTTACCACGACATGGAAAAGGTCACCGATTTTTACCGACGGAAGTAAACTCACAAGCGAATATCTATGCGCTTAAAACACTTGGGGTTGAAAGAATAATTGCTGCATCTGCCTGTGGTTCTCTGAAAGAAGAGATAAAACCCAGAGATTTTTTTATTCCTGACCAGTTGTTTGACAGAACACGGCTAAGACCGAATACATTTTTTGGGAATGGTGTCGTCGGTCATATCGCATTTGACGAGCCGTATTGTCCTGTTCTCTCAGAGATTGTTTATAATAAGGCGAAAGAACTTGGTATCTCCGTGCATAGAGGTGGAACATATGTCTGTATAGAAGGACCGCAATTTTCAACGAAGGTGGAATCAGAGGTGAACAGAAAACTTGGTTTTTCTATTGTTGGTATGACGGCACTGCCCGAGGTAAAATTGGCCCGCGAGGCAGAAATATGTTATGTTACAATCGGGCTTGTCACCGACTATGATGTCTGGAAGGAAGGCGAGGAAGTAACGATAGAAAAAGTTATTGAAAATCTTATTGCGAATTCAAATAATGTCAAGCGGTTAGTTAAGGCGATTTTGCCCGAATTGAAAAAAGAAAGAAAATGTAGATGTGCGACAGCCGTAAAAAATGCGATTTTCACACAACCGAAAGCACTTAACAAGACAACACTAAAAAAACTAAAACCATTAGTTGGGAGGTATATAAAATGA
- a CDS encoding nucleotidyltransferase domain-containing protein has product MRAKKLTDKAILGTLKKHKKVLKKYNIKKIGLFGSFVRGEQKKNSDIDFLVEFELNKFGENFKGLYDTFIDLSNYLENLFNRKVEILTPISIETIRIKEVKDEIKRSVIYV; this is encoded by the coding sequence ATGAGAGCAAAAAAACTTACAGATAAAGCAATTTTGGGAACATTGAAAAAACACAAAAAAGTGTTGAAAAAATATAATATTAAAAAAATAGGACTGTTTGGTTCTTTTGTCAGAGGAGAACAGAAAAAAAATAGTGATATAGATTTTCTTGTTGAATTTGAATTAAACAAATTTGGTGAAAATTTTAAAGGACTTTATGACACATTTATAGATTTATCAAATTATCTTGAAAATCTATTTAACAGAAAAGTTGAAATACTGACTCCTATAAGTATAGAAACCATAAGAATAAAAGAGGTTAAAGACGAAATTAAAAGGAGTGTTATTTATGTTTAA
- a CDS encoding DUF86 domain-containing protein, producing MFKRSEKEFLKDIIEAIEKIKSYTENKEYDEFLRDMKTQDAVVRNIEIIGEATKNISTDFKKKYKNIEWKNMAGMRDKIIHFYFGVKWEIVWSVIKNEIPLLKEKIEKIIK from the coding sequence ATGTTTAAAAGAAGTGAAAAAGAATTTTTAAAAGATATCATTGAGGCTATTGAGAAAATTAAAAGTTATACAGAAAATAAAGAATATGATGAATTTCTACGGGACATGAAAACACAAGATGCAGTTGTTCGTAATATTGAAATTATCGGAGAAGCCACAAAAAATATTTCAACTGATTTTAAAAAGAAATATAAAAATATTGAATGGAAAAATATGGCAGGTATGCGAGATAAAATTATTCATTTTTATTTTGGTGTGAAATGGGAAATCGTTTGGAGTGTTATAAAAAATGAAATTCCATTGCTGAAAGAAAAAATAGAAAAAATTATTAAATAA
- a CDS encoding sugar phosphate isomerase/epimerase family protein, producing the protein MRIGRDFTNLLNTTFLSDDEKRKLKEGTLTVADMDAKVQIESKRDIVNQINVAADVLLDHVELDGGIPNPFLQISSSAVLKAKKTAYKKNITLSLHLPYTYICAAVCAFQKEDRELAVGLLKLYIDFAAKLNCINIVMHPGSVPFYQAVGLYRKQVTENLLKSLRDLVPYTYRKGIMFHLENNTAFDSILVDIEECLEILEMIDSRGKTIKFCFDIGHWFTRADAGCQVPNPPENIMNTIPEKYISQVHLNDYIPVVKKFHPPLHYQSGFLKKENLKNLFEVFRKKKVEIVVLETAVREVDELLNTSEIMKKEAEYVKDIMTT; encoded by the coding sequence ATGCGAATAGGTAGGGATTTTACGAATTTGTTAAACACTACTTTTCTGTCAGACGATGAAAAGAGAAAACTAAAAGAAGGGACTCTCACAGTTGCGGATATGGACGCAAAAGTACAGATTGAATCAAAGCGGGATATTGTAAATCAGATAAATGTTGCCGCTGATGTATTGCTTGACCATGTTGAACTTGATGGCGGGATACCCAATCCATTTTTACAGATATCGTCGTCGGCGGTACTAAAAGCAAAAAAAACTGCCTATAAAAAAAATATTACACTTTCACTTCATCTGCCCTACACATATATCTGTGCTGCTGTGTGTGCATTTCAAAAAGAGGACAGGGAACTTGCGGTTGGATTATTGAAACTGTATATTGATTTTGCTGCCAAACTGAACTGTATAAATATTGTGATGCATCCCGGCAGTGTGCCGTTTTATCAGGCAGTTGGGCTGTATAGAAAACAGGTTACAGAAAACCTGTTGAAGTCGCTGAGAGACCTGGTGCCGTATACTTACAGAAAAGGGATAATGTTCCATCTTGAAAACAATACGGCGTTTGATTCTATACTTGTTGATATTGAAGAATGTCTTGAGATTCTTGAGATGATTGATTCCCGCGGTAAAACGATAAAATTTTGTTTTGATATCGGGCACTGGTTCACAAGGGCTGATGCAGGCTGCCAGGTTCCCAACCCGCCTGAAAACATTATGAATACAATCCCTGAAAAATATATCTCGCAGGTTCATCTCAACGATTATATTCCGGTTGTAAAAAAATTTCATCCGCCGTTACATTATCAATCCGGGTTTCTAAAAAAAGAGAATCTGAAAAATCTTTTTGAAGTATTCAGAAAGAAAAAAGTAGAAATTGTTGTGTTAGAAACAGCGGTTAGAGAAGTAGATGAACTTTTGAATACAAGCGAGATAATGAAAAAAGAGGCAGAATATGTAAAGGATATAATGACGACATAA
- the ybgF gene encoding tol-pal system protein YbgF, with product MKKFFVGLVLAVFCCGFLFSEKEEIDLFKKAKTLQKGKQYEDAIKSYRNFLKEFPETKESADAQYNIGTCYLKLKQYEEALKEFQAVIDKFPERKKAVDAYLQIGSIYQKKQEKYETAIKTYQELLEKYPDSKKAVNAQFELAVCYEKIDNSKKAIEEYQKVIDTFPDSKKAEKAKEKIAKLKGQKTKKPKKQEPIKKTKKPIKSEEQLPPQDANE from the coding sequence ATGAAAAAGTTTTTTGTTGGCTTGGTGTTGGCAGTTTTTTGTTGTGGGTTTCTGTTTTCTGAGAAGGAGGAAATAGATTTGTTCAAAAAAGCAAAAACACTCCAAAAAGGGAAACAGTATGAGGATGCGATTAAATCCTACAGGAATTTTCTAAAAGAATTTCCAGAGACAAAAGAATCAGCCGATGCCCAATACAACATCGGTACTTGCTATTTGAAACTGAAACAATACGAGGAAGCATTAAAAGAATTCCAGGCGGTAATTGATAAATTTCCTGAACGAAAGAAAGCAGTTGATGCATATTTGCAGATAGGTTCTATCTATCAAAAAAAGCAAGAAAAATATGAAACAGCAATCAAAACATATCAGGAACTATTAGAAAAATATCCTGACTCAAAAAAAGCGGTCAATGCCCAGTTTGAGTTAGCAGTTTGTTATGAAAAAATAGATAATAGCAAGAAAGCGATAGAAGAATATCAGAAGGTTATAGATACCTTCCCGGATTCTAAAAAAGCAGAAAAAGCAAAAGAAAAAATCGCCAAATTAAAAGGTCAAAAAACAAAAAAACCCAAAAAACAAGAGCCTATAAAAAAAACGAAGAAGCCGATAAAATCAGAAGAACAATTACCACCACAAGATGCTAATGAATAA
- the add gene encoding adenosine deaminase → MDIKELLKKIPKVDLHCHLDGSVRAETILELAKKQNIKLPTPNPDELKKYVQVSKNCRSLAEFLKVFNFFYPLLKNPEAVEKIAYQLCEDCKAENIKYFETRFAPALQSTADFPMDEVVKKALFGLQQGSRDFKIKANAILCCYRMITDDENWQTVELARKYSDKGVVGVDLAGDEVNYPTEKFIKFLKKAKSYKIPLTCHIGETPMGSGMKKIFDIPVDRIGHGVHLSKSSEKLIDIVKEKKIPIEMCITSNIQTQVVESLEAHPIKEFYNQGLKVTVNTDDRSVSGIDLTHEYDILVNHLGFELDDLVKIIFNGVDAAFLPEQDKKNLALLIKKEINTIIYGTAKIQTAQ, encoded by the coding sequence ATGGATATAAAAGAATTGCTTAAGAAAATACCGAAAGTTGACCTGCACTGTCATCTTGATGGCTCTGTAAGGGCTGAAACAATTTTAGAACTTGCCAAAAAACAGAATATAAAATTGCCAACTCCAAATCCTGACGAACTCAAAAAATATGTTCAGGTTTCCAAAAACTGTCGGTCTCTTGCTGAATTTCTGAAGGTCTTTAATTTTTTTTATCCGCTATTAAAAAACCCGGAAGCGGTTGAAAAGATTGCCTATCAGTTATGTGAAGATTGTAAAGCAGAAAATATAAAATACTTTGAAACCAGGTTTGCGCCTGCACTTCAGTCAACAGCAGATTTTCCAATGGACGAGGTTGTAAAAAAAGCATTATTCGGCTTACAGCAGGGTTCAAGAGATTTCAAGATAAAAGCAAACGCAATACTGTGTTGCTATCGGATGATTACAGACGACGAAAACTGGCAGACGGTTGAACTTGCCAGAAAATATTCAGATAAAGGTGTTGTCGGAGTTGACCTTGCGGGTGATGAGGTAAATTATCCAACTGAAAAGTTTATCAAATTTCTTAAAAAAGCAAAAAGTTACAAAATACCGCTTACCTGTCATATTGGTGAAACACCGATGGGGAGTGGGATGAAAAAAATTTTTGATATACCAGTTGACAGAATAGGTCACGGGGTTCATCTTTCTAAAAGCAGCGAGAAACTTATTGATATAGTTAAAGAAAAAAAAATACCAATTGAAATGTGTATTACATCAAATATCCAGACGCAGGTTGTAGAAAGTTTAGAAGCACATCCAATCAAAGAGTTTTACAATCAGGGCTTAAAAGTAACGGTGAATACTGACGATAGGTCGGTAAGCGGGATTGATTTAACACATGAATATGATATATTAGTTAATCATCTCGGGTTTGAATTAGATGATTTAGTCAAAATCATATTTAATGGTGTTGATGCAGCATTTCTGCCGGAGCAGGACAAAAAAAATCTGGCACTTTTAATAAAGAAGGAGATAAACACAATTATTTATGGAACAGCAAAAATTCAAACGGCACAGTGA
- the cpaB gene encoding Flp pilus assembly protein CpaB, translating into MKSKRIILIAVILGLFAVILSFGLIRSLEQKYRYGAQMTEVLVARGYIAEGTLLKDYMVDTIKVPAAYKMPKALESVSQLVNEDGMNIYATAVPIEQGEQVVTTKLLTPGKDTGLAIVIPEGKRAVSVSVDVASGVAELIKPGNYVDVLCTLDEQEKAVTVLQNVLVLAYKQNIIGAASTRTQTSVGFTGGDISTPTEDVLPTVTLAVTPFEAQALVLAAEKGVLRLALRGLNDHTVVNLGATTVGVFSK; encoded by the coding sequence ATGAAGAGCAAAAGAATAATTTTGATTGCAGTCATTTTAGGACTTTTTGCTGTTATTTTATCGTTCGGGCTGATTCGTTCACTGGAGCAGAAATACCGTTATGGCGCCCAGATGACCGAGGTGCTTGTTGCAAGAGGCTATATTGCCGAAGGAACGCTTCTCAAGGACTATATGGTTGATACTATCAAAGTGCCTGCTGCCTACAAAATGCCAAAAGCACTTGAATCGGTCTCGCAACTTGTGAATGAAGACGGCATGAACATCTATGCGACCGCAGTACCTATTGAACAAGGTGAGCAGGTCGTTACTACTAAACTATTAACACCCGGCAAAGATACGGGGCTTGCTATAGTGATTCCCGAAGGCAAACGGGCTGTATCCGTTTCGGTAGATGTTGCCAGTGGCGTTGCAGAATTGATAAAACCCGGCAACTATGTAGATGTTTTATGCACATTAGACGAGCAGGAAAAAGCGGTAACAGTTCTGCAAAATGTACTTGTGCTTGCGTATAAACAAAATATTATCGGTGCGGCATCTACCAGAACACAAACATCCGTAGGGTTCACAGGTGGTGATATATCAACACCGACGGAAGATGTACTGCCTACGGTAACACTTGCGGTAACACCTTTTGAGGCACAGGCGCTTGTCTTAGCTGCTGAGAAAGGTGTTTTGCGGTTAGCACTTCGCGGCTTAAATGACCACACAGTTGTTAATTTAGGTGCGACTACAGTGGGCGTATTTTCAAAATAA